A region of Acidobacteriota bacterium DNA encodes the following proteins:
- the yidC gene encoding membrane protein insertase YidC, whose amino-acid sequence MEKRLILAIGLSFVVLVLYQAFFVKPPPEAARRPQETVAAPDIPWAQDAPAETEAPAPALKIQEPAEPEIAGAVSAAQEETVLVETPLYSAVWSNRGGILTSWKLKEHKARAVKGREGEKQALDMVPLEAAEKGTFPFAVRTGDEELDRILNTAYYRVSQTSLNISEGRIAEVEFEYSDGKGIRAEKRFVFSGGTYAMDMNIRVWKDGREVPLAVIWGPGLGNPTPEELKQRFSAASGAAVFSGGKVHRMDERKYKAERSAFNFVEWAAYEDNYFAAMFLVGNQRGTAVFELRPAEDGPDYFLAVSGPVMAYIGPKEIDRLKAFGHNAKALINFGFFGSIAEILLIGIRFFHGLVPNWGFAIIIMTIVVKILFFPLTYSSSKSMAKMAELQPKIKALRSKYKKAKQDIGQRRQMNEEMMKLYKQHGVNPAGGCLPMLIQLPIFWGFFRMLTVAVEFRHSPFIFWIKDLSVMDPFYVTPLLMGATQFVSMKMTPTSADPAQARMMMIMPVVMTVFFLSFQSGLVLYWLTSNVLQIGQQALMNKMMAKKKRESHGKRK is encoded by the coding sequence ATGGAAAAAAGACTCATCCTGGCCATCGGGCTTTCTTTTGTGGTTCTGGTGCTTTACCAGGCGTTTTTCGTCAAGCCGCCTCCCGAGGCGGCCCGCCGCCCCCAGGAAACGGTGGCCGCGCCGGACATCCCCTGGGCTCAGGATGCGCCGGCTGAAACGGAGGCCCCGGCTCCCGCATTGAAAATCCAGGAACCCGCCGAGCCTGAAATCGCGGGCGCGGTTTCCGCGGCACAGGAAGAAACCGTCCTGGTCGAGACGCCTCTTTACAGTGCCGTTTGGAGCAACCGCGGCGGCATTCTGACGAGCTGGAAACTCAAGGAACACAAGGCACGGGCCGTCAAAGGGCGGGAAGGGGAAAAGCAAGCGCTTGACATGGTTCCCCTGGAAGCGGCCGAAAAAGGGACATTTCCTTTTGCCGTCCGAACCGGGGACGAAGAACTGGATCGGATTTTGAACACCGCCTACTACCGGGTCTCGCAGACATCTCTCAATATTTCCGAAGGCCGAATCGCGGAAGTCGAATTTGAGTATTCCGATGGAAAAGGTATCCGGGCTGAAAAGCGCTTTGTCTTTTCCGGCGGCACGTATGCCATGGATATGAATATCCGGGTCTGGAAAGACGGGCGGGAAGTTCCCCTTGCGGTCATTTGGGGTCCCGGCCTCGGCAATCCGACCCCGGAAGAGCTGAAACAGCGATTCAGCGCCGCTTCGGGAGCCGCCGTCTTCTCCGGCGGGAAGGTTCATCGCATGGACGAAAGAAAGTACAAGGCCGAGAGAAGCGCCTTCAATTTCGTCGAGTGGGCCGCTTATGAAGACAATTATTTCGCCGCCATGTTCCTGGTCGGGAATCAGCGGGGGACGGCCGTTTTCGAGCTCCGGCCCGCCGAGGACGGACCGGACTATTTCCTGGCCGTCAGCGGGCCGGTCATGGCTTACATCGGGCCGAAGGAGATCGACAGGCTGAAGGCTTTCGGTCACAACGCCAAGGCCCTTATCAATTTCGGGTTTTTCGGATCGATCGCGGAAATCCTTCTCATCGGCATTCGGTTTTTTCACGGGCTTGTCCCCAACTGGGGCTTTGCCATTATCATCATGACCATTGTCGTCAAGATTCTCTTCTTCCCTCTGACTTACAGTTCTTCGAAATCCATGGCCAAAATGGCCGAGTTGCAGCCGAAGATCAAAGCCCTGCGTTCGAAATACAAAAAAGCCAAACAGGACATCGGGCAGAGACGCCAGATGAACGAAGAAATGATGAAGCTCTATAAGCAACACGGCGTCAATCCCGCCGGGGGATGCCTGCCGATGCTCATTCAGCTTCCCATCTTCTGGGGATTTTTCCGAATGCTGACGGTGGCGGTGGAATTCCGTCACAGCCCCTTCATCTTCTGGATCAAGGACTTGTCCGTCATGGATCCTTTCTACGTCACGCCTCTTCTGATGGGCGCCACGCAGTTCGTTTCCATGAAAATGACGCCCACGTCCGCCGATCCCGCCCAGGCAAGAATGATGATGATCATGCCCGTCGTTATGACGGTGTTTTTCCTGAGTTTCCAAAGCGGTCTTGTCTTGTATTGGTTGACGTCCAATGTTCTCCAGATCGGCCAGCAGGCTCTTATGAACAAGATGATGGCCAAGAAAAAAAGAGAAAGCCATGGAAAAAGAAAATAA
- the yidD gene encoding membrane protein insertion efficiency factor YidD — protein MKKAVLFLLRGYKKMFSPLLGVRCRFFPSCSDYASEAIAKHGLAKGSWLAVRRLMKCHPFHEGGIDHVP, from the coding sequence ATGAAAAAGGCAGTCCTGTTTCTGCTTCGAGGATATAAAAAAATGTTTTCTCCGCTGTTGGGCGTCCGCTGCCGGTTTTTTCCCAGTTGCTCGGATTATGCTTCGGAGGCCATCGCCAAGCACGGATTGGCCAAGGGGTCCTGGCTGGCCGTCCGGAGATTGATGAAATGCCATCCCTTCCATGAAGGCGGTATCGATCACGTTCCCTGA
- the rnpA gene encoding ribonuclease P protein component has product MDESLSFRARLRKKEDISAVYSRGLRCRGRYFHIVYLPGPLEHSRAAFVAARKVGGAVVRNKAKRRMRSLFRRNKNLLPAATDMVFVAKTSMASASWREIHADFLAMAGFMRKRARG; this is encoded by the coding sequence TTGGATGAAAGCCTGTCTTTTCGGGCGCGGCTTAGGAAAAAAGAGGATATTTCTGCGGTTTATTCCAGGGGATTGCGTTGCCGAGGGCGGTATTTCCACATTGTCTATCTGCCCGGTCCCTTAGAACATTCAAGAGCGGCTTTCGTGGCCGCCCGAAAAGTCGGCGGCGCTGTTGTCCGGAACAAAGCCAAGAGACGCATGAGAAGTCTTTTTCGACGGAACAAGAACTTGTTGCCCGCAGCCACGGATATGGTGTTTGTCGCCAAGACGAGCATGGCTTCCGCCTCATGGCGGGAGATACATGCCGATTTTCTGGCCATGGCCGGGTTCATGCGCAAACGCGCCCGGGGATGA
- the rpmH gene encoding 50S ribosomal protein L34, whose product MKRTFQPNNRKRKKTHGFRVRMRTKSGQEVIKSRRRKGRKRIAVG is encoded by the coding sequence ATGAAAAGAACATTTCAGCCGAACAATCGCAAAAGAAAAAAAACTCATGGTTTTCGAGTTCGGATGAGGACGAAATCCGGCCAGGAAGTGATCAAGAGCCGCCGCCGAAAAGGAAGAAAAAGAATCGCCGTTGGATGA
- a CDS encoding CarD family transcriptional regulator, translating into MNPIKVGDKIIYPNHGLGFVEAIDQATHNGETFKVFHLRILSSNALVLLPVSVFAEVGVRRPMEEKAVKKIFSYIRSSPDDIIMNWKGRYKEHIDLMKSGTLMGTAQVLKSLHCLNMIKPLSYREKKMMEKAKELLVIEISTASCLPNKKIEEKIEDALSKCFQNHKHRVNH; encoded by the coding sequence ATGAATCCTATTAAAGTCGGGGATAAGATCATTTATCCCAACCACGGACTTGGCTTTGTCGAAGCCATCGACCAGGCGACTCATAACGGAGAGACATTCAAGGTTTTCCACCTTCGTATCCTGTCCTCCAATGCTTTGGTTCTCCTGCCCGTATCGGTCTTCGCCGAAGTCGGCGTCCGGCGACCGATGGAGGAAAAGGCCGTCAAGAAGATTTTCTCCTACATCCGATCCTCTCCCGACGATATCATCATGAACTGGAAGGGGCGGTATAAAGAGCATATCGACCTCATGAAGTCCGGCACGCTCATGGGCACGGCCCAGGTTCTGAAAAGCCTGCACTGCCTGAACATGATCAAGCCCCTTTCCTATCGCGAGAAAAAAATGATGGAAAAAGCCAAGGAGCTTCTCGTCATCGAGATTTCGACGGCGTCCTGCCTGCCCAACAAAAAGATCGAAGAGAAGATCGAAGACGCCCTGTCGAAGTGCTTTCAGAATCATAAACATCGGGTCAACCACTGA
- a CDS encoding hemolysin family protein: protein MILTAVLLFIAFLALSALFSSSETAFIAVNPYTLASMEEKGQKRATHIRKALARVQDLLATILIGNTLANAAAASLATYIFVSLFPDNQNQAVALATVATTALLLFFSELNPKTYAAHNPLKVTYLVIHPIRFFKLIFFPLAKGFSVLSGIVFPKLTSEENPLARKLNEEEIRIFLTSGIRGMSSLRKKMIAGILDISTRPVREIMIPRPQVRGIEINTPLKDIAAAIRDSGHSRFPVYTGRLDNIEGVIHAKDIISKLCDVGDFDIRSVLRKPFFIPELAPLEKALLQMQEKAVHMALVVDEFGTIEGLVTLEDIIEEITGDIHDEYDIRPEDWLTTLGGNAYIMKGSASIKHVNERLPLKIPEKADYTTLAGFFLYEFGRLPKEGDTLIFRSDRYTVEKMNKRHISLIRVETGVSGESP from the coding sequence ATGATACTGACCGCCGTCCTTCTGTTCATAGCCTTTCTTGCCCTGAGCGCTCTTTTTTCCTCTTCGGAAACGGCCTTCATCGCCGTCAATCCCTACACACTCGCCTCCATGGAGGAAAAGGGCCAGAAACGGGCGACCCACATCCGCAAAGCTCTGGCCCGGGTCCAGGATCTCCTGGCCACGATCCTCATAGGAAATACCCTGGCCAATGCCGCAGCCGCATCCTTGGCCACATACATCTTCGTGTCTCTTTTTCCCGACAACCAGAACCAGGCCGTCGCGCTGGCAACCGTCGCCACCACGGCGCTTCTGCTTTTTTTCTCAGAACTCAATCCGAAAACCTACGCCGCCCATAATCCGCTCAAGGTGACCTACCTGGTCATTCATCCCATCCGATTTTTTAAACTGATTTTCTTTCCCCTGGCCAAAGGCTTTTCCGTCCTGTCCGGGATCGTTTTCCCGAAACTGACGTCCGAGGAAAACCCTCTGGCCCGAAAGCTCAATGAAGAGGAAATCCGTATTTTCCTGACTTCGGGAATCCGGGGAATGTCGAGCTTGAGGAAAAAAATGATCGCCGGCATCCTGGATATCAGCACACGGCCCGTCCGGGAAATCATGATCCCCCGACCCCAGGTTCGGGGCATCGAGATCAACACGCCTCTCAAGGACATCGCGGCCGCCATCCGGGATTCGGGGCATTCGCGCTTTCCCGTCTACACGGGGAGACTGGACAACATCGAAGGCGTCATTCACGCCAAGGACATCATCTCCAAGCTCTGCGACGTGGGGGATTTCGATATCCGAAGCGTTCTGCGGAAACCTTTCTTTATTCCGGAATTGGCTCCTCTCGAAAAAGCTCTTCTCCAGATGCAGGAAAAGGCCGTCCACATGGCTCTGGTTGTCGACGAATTCGGAACCATCGAGGGCCTCGTCACTCTCGAAGACATCATCGAGGAAATCACGGGGGATATCCACGACGAGTACGATATCCGTCCCGAGGACTGGCTCACGACTCTCGGGGGCAACGCCTACATCATGAAAGGCTCGGCATCCATCAAGCACGTGAATGAACGGCTCCCTTTGAAAATCCCCGAGAAAGCCGATTACACCACCCTGGCCGGATTTTTTCTCTATGAATTCGGCCGGTTGCCGAAAGAGGGCGACACTCTGATTTTCCGAAGCGACCGCTACACCGTCGAGAAAATGAACAAGCGTCACATCAGCCTCATCCGGGTGGAAACCGGGGTGTCCGGGGAATCGCCGTGA
- the smpB gene encoding SsrA-binding protein SmpB, which produces MKTAAVNKAASHEYEILETFEAGIVLLGSEVKSVREGRVSLKESYADVRDGEIFLVKCHISPYEAANIFNHEPLRDRKLLLHRREIRRLAGKIQERGLTLIPTKVFFNPKGKIKVVLGLGRGKKAYEKRETIKKRDVDREIRGHLKRTR; this is translated from the coding sequence GTGAAAACCGCCGCGGTCAATAAAGCCGCCTCACATGAATACGAAATCCTGGAAACCTTCGAGGCCGGCATTGTGCTTCTCGGCAGCGAGGTCAAGTCCGTGAGAGAAGGGCGCGTCAGCCTCAAGGAGAGCTATGCCGATGTTCGGGACGGTGAAATCTTTCTTGTCAAATGCCATATCAGTCCCTACGAGGCGGCCAATATCTTCAACCACGAACCGCTGCGGGACCGCAAGCTTCTCTTGCACCGCCGGGAAATCCGGCGGCTGGCCGGAAAGATCCAGGAGCGCGGGCTGACCCTGATCCCGACCAAGGTGTTTTTCAATCCCAAAGGAAAAATTAAAGTCGTGCTCGGTCTCGGGCGCGGCAAAAAAGCCTACGAGAAGCGCGAAACGATCAAAAAGCGCGACGTGGACCGGGAGATTCGGGGGCATCTCAAGCGGACTCGTTAA
- the pdxA gene encoding 4-hydroxythreonine-4-phosphate dehydrogenase PdxA yields MTPPRIGVTLGDPAGIGPEIVVKALAELQTLPSAQYVIYGESRIIQSAEQALGLRLGWNHEIELRDLPPGVTYPKTRGPSEAGGRASFLWFEAAVEDARRGELQALVTAPISKESWSLAGLSWRGHTEYLERDHPEAIMSFWSRNLRVALLSHHLPLREALERIKKEAILAFLRSLRQSLDKLSSGITTLLVAGLNPHAGEKGILGHEEETEIRPAVEEAVKEGMDVAGPFPPDTVFLMSRGKSDRMVVALYHDQGLIAFKMEAFSTGVNMTLGTPFVRTSPDHGTAFEIAGMNCADPSSMQEALILAANLVTKK; encoded by the coding sequence ATGACGCCCCCCCGCATCGGGGTCACCCTCGGAGATCCGGCCGGGATCGGCCCTGAAATCGTCGTAAAAGCTCTAGCGGAGTTACAAACCCTCCCCTCCGCACAATATGTGATCTATGGAGAATCACGAATCATCCAAAGCGCCGAGCAGGCTTTGGGCCTGCGTTTGGGATGGAATCATGAGATTGAGCTGCGCGATCTTCCGCCCGGTGTCACTTATCCCAAGACAAGGGGTCCGTCTGAAGCCGGTGGACGAGCCTCTTTCTTATGGTTCGAGGCTGCCGTGGAGGATGCACGGCGAGGCGAATTGCAGGCCTTGGTGACGGCGCCCATTTCCAAGGAATCCTGGAGCCTTGCCGGTCTGTCCTGGCGGGGACACACGGAATATCTTGAACGCGACCATCCCGAGGCCATCATGTCCTTCTGGTCACGGAACCTGCGCGTCGCTTTGCTCAGCCATCATTTGCCGCTTCGGGAAGCGCTCGAGAGGATCAAAAAAGAAGCGATTCTGGCGTTTCTAAGATCGCTGCGGCAAAGCCTCGATAAACTGTCATCCGGGATTACGACGCTCCTCGTGGCCGGGTTGAATCCTCATGCCGGGGAAAAGGGAATTCTGGGGCATGAAGAGGAAACGGAGATCCGCCCGGCCGTCGAAGAGGCTGTCAAGGAAGGGATGGATGTCGCCGGCCCTTTCCCTCCCGATACCGTTTTCCTGATGTCCCGCGGCAAATCGGACAGAATGGTCGTCGCTCTTTATCATGATCAGGGTTTGATTGCCTTTAAAATGGAGGCCTTTTCGACCGGCGTCAACATGACGCTCGGGACGCCTTTTGTCAGAACGTCTCCCGACCACGGAACGGCCTTCGAAATCGCCGGGATGAATTGCGCGGATCCCTCGAGTATGCAGGAGGCCCTGATTCTGGCCGCAAACCTTGTCACCAAAAAATAA
- a CDS encoding RNA chaperone Hfq: MNRKLIRPDLSEIKEKMSQEKDPAKRKMHPPTDTHAESYYYLKQMNKKTPVAVVLADGEVLKGSIEWYDRNCIKLTRQEDPNLLIYKANIKYIYKLEEEETAAKKRR, encoded by the coding sequence ATGAACAGGAAACTCATACGTCCCGATCTTTCGGAGATCAAAGAGAAGATGTCCCAGGAAAAAGATCCGGCGAAAAGGAAAATGCATCCTCCGACGGATACGCATGCCGAGAGCTACTATTATCTCAAGCAGATGAACAAGAAAACACCTGTTGCGGTTGTTTTAGCCGATGGAGAGGTGCTCAAGGGATCCATCGAGTGGTATGACAGAAACTGCATCAAGCTCACCCGCCAGGAAGATCCCAACCTTCTCATTTACAAAGCCAATATCAAGTACATTTATAAGCTCGAAGAAGAAGAAACGGCGGCAAAAAAACGGCGATGA
- the trxA gene encoding thioredoxin — protein sequence MSSEHIIDGSDAGFEQLVLKSGLPVLVDFWAPWCAPCGMIAPVLEEVARTYQGRLQVVKVNVDDNPQSSQTYGVMTIPTLMLFKGGEVRDKAVGVVSKEKIETLIASHVKAG from the coding sequence ATGTCGAGTGAACACATCATCGACGGCTCCGACGCCGGGTTCGAACAGCTTGTGCTGAAATCGGGACTCCCCGTTCTGGTGGATTTCTGGGCTCCCTGGTGCGCACCCTGCGGCATGATTGCCCCTGTTCTTGAGGAAGTGGCCCGGACTTATCAGGGCCGTCTTCAGGTCGTCAAGGTCAATGTCGATGACAATCCCCAGTCGTCCCAGACTTACGGTGTCATGACCATCCCCACCCTGATGCTGTTCAAGGGAGGAGAAGTCCGGGATAAAGCCGTTGGGGTTGTCTCCAAGGAAAAGATCGAGACGCTCATCGCGTCGCACGTCAAGGCCGGCTGA
- a CDS encoding glycogen/starch synthase, whose product MRRNLRIVFVTPEISPLAKSGELADLSGSLTRTLADAGAEVSVYLPKYRKPEIDSLAASAVRTELTVPLGEDRVRVSVLTAVMGKVQVFMIDSPRHFLRESIYGSPQGPFLDNDERFVLFGRAVCEHMIKSRMKPDIIHCNNWPSSLVPVFMRTHYGRRVLFRNAVSVLTLHNAGYQGDFPPESLALTGLNWDFLNSEAAFFENRFNFLRSGVLYADAVNTVSRTYKKEILSGLHGGKLKEILNRRPRTFSAIRNGIDPVEWNPESDAYIAAGFKGSNLDGKAVCRRDLKEELRLKNPELRRPLLGMVSYLAPQKGVDLIMESLGDMIAMDIGLVVLGVGEEKYEKFFRQAEIDYPGRVAVRFEPGTALTHKVIAGSDILLIPSIHEPCGLSAMFAMKYGTIPVVRATGGLKETVSPHDPKTGKGVGFVFEEFSRSAFMDAVRQAVRIFERQEEWRGIMNAAMDRNYSIRKTAGEYLKLYRKSLEIQGGKIHVE is encoded by the coding sequence ATGAGACGGAACCTCCGGATTGTCTTTGTCACGCCCGAGATTTCCCCGCTTGCCAAGTCCGGGGAATTGGCAGATTTGTCCGGCTCACTGACACGGACTCTGGCTGACGCCGGGGCCGAAGTTTCCGTTTATCTCCCCAAGTATCGCAAGCCGGAGATCGATTCCCTGGCCGCCTCGGCCGTCCGGACGGAACTCACCGTTCCCCTTGGAGAAGATAGAGTCAGGGTCTCTGTCCTGACCGCGGTCATGGGCAAAGTCCAGGTTTTCATGATCGACAGTCCCCGGCATTTTTTAAGGGAAAGCATCTACGGTTCGCCTCAAGGCCCGTTTCTCGACAATGACGAGCGGTTCGTTCTCTTCGGCCGGGCCGTCTGCGAACACATGATCAAGTCCCGGATGAAGCCGGATATCATTCACTGTAATAACTGGCCGTCCTCTCTGGTTCCCGTTTTCATGCGCACCCATTATGGACGCCGGGTTCTTTTCAGGAACGCCGTTTCCGTGCTCACGCTTCACAACGCCGGCTACCAGGGAGATTTTCCTCCGGAAAGCCTGGCCCTGACCGGGCTCAACTGGGATTTTCTCAATTCCGAGGCGGCTTTTTTTGAAAACCGGTTCAATTTTCTCAGGTCGGGAGTTTTATATGCCGATGCGGTCAACACCGTCAGCCGGACCTATAAAAAAGAAATCCTTTCCGGACTTCACGGTGGTAAGCTCAAGGAAATCCTGAATCGGCGTCCACGGACGTTCTCAGCCATCCGCAACGGCATCGACCCCGTCGAATGGAATCCCGAATCGGACGCCTATATCGCCGCCGGCTTCAAAGGGTCCAATCTTGACGGAAAGGCCGTCTGCCGCCGGGACCTGAAAGAAGAACTGAGGCTGAAGAATCCGGAGTTGCGGCGGCCTCTTCTGGGCATGGTGTCCTATCTGGCTCCGCAAAAAGGGGTCGATCTCATCATGGAATCCCTGGGCGATATGATAGCCATGGATATCGGACTGGTTGTTTTGGGCGTTGGGGAGGAAAAATACGAAAAGTTTTTCCGGCAGGCGGAAATCGATTATCCGGGCCGTGTGGCGGTTCGATTTGAGCCCGGGACCGCTTTGACTCATAAGGTCATAGCCGGATCCGATATCCTTCTGATTCCTTCGATCCATGAGCCATGCGGTTTGAGCGCGATGTTCGCCATGAAATACGGAACAATTCCTGTTGTGCGGGCGACCGGAGGGCTTAAGGAAACCGTCTCTCCCCATGACCCGAAGACGGGGAAAGGCGTTGGATTTGTTTTTGAGGAATTTTCCCGTTCGGCGTTCATGGATGCCGTGAGACAGGCCGTGCGCATCTTCGAGCGGCAGGAGGAGTGGCGGGGCATCATGAATGCAGCTATGGACAGGAATTACAGCATCCGGAAAACCGCCGGAGAATATTTGAAGCTCTATCGAAAAAGTTTGGAAATTCAAGGAGGAAAAATCCATGTCGAGTGA
- a CDS encoding NAD(+)/NADH kinase — protein MKKITKAGFVIKPHAVGVEEVLMQTIAYCERRGIRCLLEKDAAEKIGAKKGLARERIPGASDLVVVLGGDGTLLSIAHLAAQAGIPVMGVNMGRLGFLTEIPTEEAVLTLDNLLGGNRDIISSRWLFEARVGRRRSYCLNDAVITKGALARMIDFTIAVDGEPVARLKSDGLIISTPTGSTAYSLSAGGPIVHPGLHATVITPICPHTFSFRPLLIPSEFRVSVRLLTAGEEVHYTLDGQRGGAMVEGDVLNIRRAPLELLLVTSPKRNYFDLVKEKLGWATS, from the coding sequence ATGAAAAAAATCACTAAAGCCGGGTTTGTCATCAAGCCCCACGCCGTCGGTGTGGAGGAAGTTCTGATGCAGACCATTGCTTATTGCGAGCGACGCGGCATTCGATGTCTTCTTGAAAAAGACGCGGCTGAAAAAATCGGCGCTAAAAAAGGCCTGGCCCGCGAACGGATCCCCGGCGCCTCCGATCTCGTGGTCGTGCTGGGGGGAGACGGCACTCTTCTCAGCATCGCTCACCTGGCTGCTCAGGCCGGAATTCCCGTCATGGGCGTCAACATGGGGCGCTTGGGATTTCTGACCGAAATCCCGACGGAGGAAGCCGTTCTGACCCTCGATAACCTGCTCGGCGGAAACCGGGATATCATCAGTTCCCGCTGGCTGTTTGAGGCCCGAGTCGGCCGGCGAAGGTCTTATTGTCTCAACGATGCGGTCATTACCAAGGGTGCGCTGGCCCGCATGATCGATTTCACGATCGCCGTCGACGGCGAGCCGGTGGCCCGGCTCAAATCCGACGGCCTGATCATTTCAACTCCGACAGGATCCACAGCCTATTCTCTATCCGCAGGCGGCCCCATCGTTCATCCCGGTCTTCATGCGACCGTCATCACCCCCATTTGTCCCCACACGTTTTCGTTCCGCCCGCTCCTCATCCCTTCCGAATTCCGGGTTTCCGTCCGGCTCCTGACGGCCGGAGAAGAAGTTCATTACACGCTCGACGGCCAGCGCGGCGGCGCCATGGTTGAGGGCGACGTGCTGAACATCCGACGGGCTCCGCTCGAACTGCTGCTTGTGACCTCGCCGAAGAGGAATTATTTTGATCTCGTCAAAGAGAAGCTAGGCTGGGCCACCTCCTAG
- a CDS encoding TlyA family RNA methyltransferase translates to MKERADKLLVERGLADTRQKAQALIMAGRVYSGEEKVDKAGRLYDAVVPLAIREGLPFVGRGGLKLAEALDRFDVDVGNAVVLDIGASTGGFTDCLLQRGAGKVMAVDVDIAQLDHGLRRDPRVITIEKNARYLSPEDLPERPDFAVMDVSFISIRKILPALKQILGSGLLAALIKPQFEAGRGRVGRKGIVRDPAVHEEVLSAVAAGVAEDGFAVLDIMSVSTRGRKGNREFFFLLAPERRSLSEKEICRRIKEAIGEEHEKNH, encoded by the coding sequence ATGAAGGAACGAGCGGATAAGCTCCTTGTCGAGCGGGGCCTGGCCGACACGCGCCAAAAAGCTCAGGCCCTGATCATGGCCGGGCGGGTCTACTCCGGCGAGGAAAAGGTCGACAAGGCCGGGCGTCTTTACGATGCCGTCGTCCCCCTTGCGATTCGCGAAGGCTTGCCGTTCGTCGGTCGCGGCGGACTGAAACTGGCCGAAGCGCTGGACCGATTCGATGTGGATGTCGGGAATGCGGTCGTCCTCGATATCGGGGCCTCCACGGGGGGTTTTACGGATTGTCTTCTCCAGCGCGGCGCCGGGAAAGTCATGGCCGTCGATGTCGATATCGCCCAGCTTGACCACGGCCTGCGCCGCGACCCCCGGGTGATCACCATCGAAAAGAACGCCCGCTATCTTTCTCCGGAAGATCTCCCCGAGCGACCCGACTTTGCCGTCATGGATGTCTCTTTCATATCCATAAGAAAAATTCTTCCGGCCTTGAAACAGATTCTAGGATCCGGCCTTCTGGCGGCGCTCATCAAGCCGCAATTCGAAGCCGGCCGCGGCCGGGTCGGGAGGAAGGGCATTGTCCGCGATCCGGCCGTTCACGAAGAGGTTCTGAGCGCCGTCGCCGCCGGAGTTGCGGAAGACGGATTCGCCGTTCTGGACATCATGTCCGTTTCGACGCGGGGACGGAAAGGCAACCGGGAGTTCTTTTTCCTCCTGGCGCCTGAAAGACGGTCTCTGTCGGAGAAGGAGATTTGCCGGCGGATCAAGGAGGCGATAGGAGAGGAGCATGAAAAAAATCACTAA